In Papaver somniferum cultivar HN1 chromosome 1, ASM357369v1, whole genome shotgun sequence, a genomic segment contains:
- the LOC113319014 gene encoding uncharacterized protein LOC113319014 isoform X1: MLSPLRLLTPLNPTSTPLFSSTSFDFSSNCYGFSEKPVFRKWGLSKQRSSSTSKFKSGNLNSSNLWLCGCMRRDEDASSSKNEGDSEVRMFGSDEDFATKVPTQAQTMVEGSGSYMVSEFKPSSDVDYLQELLAIQQQGPRAIGFFGTRNMGFMHQQLIEILSYAMVITKNHIYTSGASGTNAAVIRGALRAERPEQLTVILPQSLKMQSPESQELLSKVKNVIEKPHNDHLPLIEASRLCNWDILSNVQQVICFAFHDSRLLMETCQEAKNLRKIVTLFYLD, encoded by the exons ATGTTAAGTCCACTGAGACTTTTAACTCCACTTAATCCAACCTCAACACCCCTTTTCTCTTCtacttcttttgatttttcatctAATTGTTACGGGTTTTCTGAAAAACCTGTTTTCAGAAAATGGGGTTTATCAAAGCAGAGATCTTCTTCTACTTCAAAGTTTAAATCAGGGAATCTTAATTCTTCAAACTTG TGGCTTTGCGGATGTATGAGAAGAGATGAGGATGCGAGTAGTTCGAAAAATGAGGGGGACAGTGAAGTGCGGATGTTTGGATCTGATGAAGATTTTGCCACAAAAGTTCCTACTCAAGCTCAGACCATGGTAGAAGGCTCAGGGTCATATATGGTGTCTGAATTCAAACCTTCCTCAGATGTGGACTACTTGCAG GAGCTGCTAGCAATCCAACAACAGGGTCCAAGAGCAATTGGATTTTTCGGGACACGAAATATGGGTTTCATGCATCAACAACTTATTGAAATTCTTAGTTATGCGATGGTTATAACA AAAAATCATATTTATACATCGGGAGCATCTGGGACAAATGCAGCTGTTATAAGGGGTGCTTTACGGGCCGAGAGGCCAGAGCAACTTACGGTAATATTACCTCAAAGTTTGAAGATGCAATCTCCCGAGAGCCAAGAATTACTATCTAAA GTGAAAAATGTGATAGAGAAACCCCACAATGATCATCTCCCTTTGATAGAAGCTAGCAG ATTGTGCAACTGGGACATCCTATCAAATGTACAACAAGTCATTTGTTTTGCGTTTCACGACAGCCGCTTACTTATGGAAACATGTCAAGAGGCCAAGAACCTTAGAAAAATCGTCACTTTGTTCTACTTAGATTAA
- the LOC113319014 gene encoding uncharacterized protein LOC113319014 isoform X2 encodes MRRDEDASSSKNEGDSEVRMFGSDEDFATKVPTQAQTMVEGSGSYMVSEFKPSSDVDYLQELLAIQQQGPRAIGFFGTRNMGFMHQQLIEILSYAMVITKNHIYTSGASGTNAAVIRGALRAERPEQLTVILPQSLKMQSPESQELLSKVKNVIEKPHNDHLPLIEASRLCNWDILSNVQQVICFAFHDSRLLMETCQEAKNLRKIVTLFYLD; translated from the exons ATGAGAAGAGATGAGGATGCGAGTAGTTCGAAAAATGAGGGGGACAGTGAAGTGCGGATGTTTGGATCTGATGAAGATTTTGCCACAAAAGTTCCTACTCAAGCTCAGACCATGGTAGAAGGCTCAGGGTCATATATGGTGTCTGAATTCAAACCTTCCTCAGATGTGGACTACTTGCAG GAGCTGCTAGCAATCCAACAACAGGGTCCAAGAGCAATTGGATTTTTCGGGACACGAAATATGGGTTTCATGCATCAACAACTTATTGAAATTCTTAGTTATGCGATGGTTATAACA AAAAATCATATTTATACATCGGGAGCATCTGGGACAAATGCAGCTGTTATAAGGGGTGCTTTACGGGCCGAGAGGCCAGAGCAACTTACGGTAATATTACCTCAAAGTTTGAAGATGCAATCTCCCGAGAGCCAAGAATTACTATCTAAA GTGAAAAATGTGATAGAGAAACCCCACAATGATCATCTCCCTTTGATAGAAGCTAGCAG ATTGTGCAACTGGGACATCCTATCAAATGTACAACAAGTCATTTGTTTTGCGTTTCACGACAGCCGCTTACTTATGGAAACATGTCAAGAGGCCAAGAACCTTAGAAAAATCGTCACTTTGTTCTACTTAGATTAA